In a single window of the Streptomyces sp. NBC_00094 genome:
- a CDS encoding alpha/beta hydrolase, giving the protein MDSRRLLRTSATALAAAGLILSGCTGGSDAAASRTTASASVAGARASVPPGAETGALKRYYTQKPSWRACGVEGFQCATLLAPLDYAKPDGGDIKLAVSRVRATGPGKRIGSLLVNPGGPGGSAVGYLQGYAGIGYPAPVRARYDMVAVDPRGVARSEPVECLTGPRMDAYTQVDQTPDDTAETRALSAAFKEFAAACEKRSGKILPHVSTVETARDMDVLRAVLGDEKLTYVGASYGTFLGATYAELFPGRVGRLVLDGAMDPSLSALDLNRDQTAGFETSFGAFAADCIRRPDCPLGTESVAAAGEALRSFFRAVDAEPLPTGESRELGESLATTGVIAAMYDEGAWPQLREALTRAIGGEGSGLLALADAYYEREADGTYANLMYANAAVNCLDLPAAYSGPADAEKAVPSFEKASPVFGEGLAWAALNCTYWPTPPTGHSHRITADGAPPILVVGTTRDPATPYKWAQSLAAQLSSGTLLTYEGDGHTAYGRGSDCIDTAINTYLLEGTPPQEGKRCS; this is encoded by the coding sequence ATGGACTCCAGGCGTTTGCTCCGTACGTCCGCCACGGCTCTCGCGGCCGCCGGACTGATCCTGTCCGGCTGCACGGGCGGAAGCGACGCCGCCGCGTCCCGTACGACCGCGTCGGCCTCCGTGGCCGGCGCCCGCGCCTCCGTCCCGCCCGGGGCCGAGACCGGGGCGCTGAAGAGGTACTACACGCAGAAGCCGTCCTGGCGCGCGTGCGGTGTGGAGGGGTTCCAGTGCGCGACCCTGCTGGCGCCGCTCGACTACGCGAAGCCGGACGGCGGGGACATCAAGCTCGCGGTCTCGCGGGTCCGGGCCACGGGCCCGGGGAAGCGGATCGGTTCGCTCCTGGTCAACCCGGGCGGGCCCGGCGGCTCGGCCGTCGGCTACCTCCAGGGGTACGCGGGCATCGGCTACCCCGCACCCGTCCGCGCCCGCTACGACATGGTGGCCGTCGACCCGCGCGGAGTGGCCCGCAGCGAGCCGGTCGAGTGCCTGACGGGCCCGCGGATGGACGCGTACACGCAGGTGGACCAGACCCCCGACGACACGGCGGAGACCCGCGCGCTGAGCGCGGCCTTCAAGGAGTTCGCGGCGGCCTGCGAGAAGCGGTCGGGGAAGATCCTTCCGCATGTCTCCACGGTCGAGACGGCCCGGGACATGGACGTCCTGCGGGCGGTCCTCGGCGACGAGAAGCTCACGTACGTGGGGGCCTCGTACGGCACCTTCCTCGGCGCCACCTACGCCGAGCTGTTCCCCGGCAGGGTCGGCCGCCTGGTCCTCGACGGGGCGATGGACCCCTCGCTCTCGGCGCTCGACCTCAACCGCGACCAGACCGCCGGTTTCGAGACCTCGTTTGGTGCCTTCGCCGCCGACTGCATCCGCCGGCCGGACTGCCCGCTGGGCACCGAGTCGGTCGCGGCGGCCGGCGAGGCGCTGCGGTCGTTCTTCCGTGCCGTGGACGCCGAGCCCCTGCCCACGGGCGAGAGCCGCGAGCTCGGCGAGTCCCTCGCCACCACGGGCGTGATCGCGGCGATGTACGACGAGGGCGCCTGGCCCCAGCTGCGGGAGGCCCTCACCCGGGCGATCGGTGGCGAGGGCTCGGGCCTGCTCGCCCTGGCCGACGCCTACTACGAGCGGGAGGCGGACGGCACGTACGCCAACCTGATGTACGCGAACGCCGCCGTGAACTGCCTCGACCTGCCGGCCGCCTACTCCGGCCCCGCCGACGCCGAGAAGGCGGTCCCGTCCTTCGAGAAGGCCTCCCCGGTCTTCGGTGAGGGCCTCGCCTGGGCGGCCCTCAACTGCACCTACTGGCCCACCCCGCCCACCGGCCACTCCCACCGCATCACCGCGGACGGAGCACCCCCGATCCTCGTCGTCGGCACCACCCGCGACCCGGCCACCCCCTACAAGTGGGCGCAGTCCCTGGCGGCCCAGCTCTCCTCCGGCACGCTCCTGACCTATGAGGGCGACGGCCACACCGCGTACGGGCGGGGCAGCGACTGCATCGACACGGCGATCAACACCTACCTCCTGGAAGGCACGCCTCCACAGGAGGGAAAGCGCTGCTCATAG
- a CDS encoding DNA polymerase III subunit delta' translates to MAVWDDLVGQARVEEQLAAAARDADALVTAHAAGAPAPEASKMTHAWLFTGPPGSGRATAARAFAAALQCVSPDRATGGIPGCGFCDGCHTSLVGTHADVEIVRTDLLSIGVKDTRELVRRAQLSPAGGRWQVIVLEDADRLTEGAGNVLLKAIEEPAPRTVWMLCAPSLEDVLPTIRSRCRHLTLRTPPVEAVADVLVRRDGIEPAAAHAAARATQGHIDRARRLATDERARARRSVVLKLPLRVGDVGGCLKAAQELVDAAAEDAKQVAEEVDVKETEDMKAALGGGQGGRMPRGTAGAMKELEERQKRRRTRTQRDSLDLALTDLTGFYRDVLALQLRSRSEIANVDVRDALERVAGDTTPERTLRRIEAVLACREALDRNVAPLLAVEAMTMALRE, encoded by the coding sequence ATGGCCGTATGGGACGACCTGGTCGGACAGGCGCGGGTCGAGGAGCAGCTCGCTGCCGCCGCGCGCGACGCCGACGCGCTCGTGACCGCCCATGCCGCCGGAGCACCTGCCCCCGAGGCGTCGAAGATGACCCACGCCTGGCTGTTCACCGGCCCGCCGGGGTCCGGGCGGGCGACGGCGGCGCGGGCGTTCGCCGCCGCGCTGCAGTGCGTGAGCCCCGACCGGGCGACGGGCGGGATCCCGGGCTGCGGGTTCTGCGACGGCTGCCACACGAGCCTCGTCGGCACCCACGCGGACGTGGAGATCGTCCGTACGGACCTGCTGTCCATCGGCGTGAAGGACACCCGCGAGCTCGTCCGGCGCGCCCAGCTGTCGCCGGCGGGCGGCCGCTGGCAGGTCATCGTCCTGGAGGACGCCGACCGCCTCACCGAGGGCGCGGGGAACGTCCTGCTGAAGGCCATCGAGGAGCCGGCGCCCCGGACGGTCTGGATGCTCTGCGCGCCCTCCCTGGAGGACGTGCTGCCGACGATCCGCTCCCGCTGCCGCCACCTGACCCTGCGCACGCCGCCCGTGGAGGCGGTGGCCGACGTGCTCGTGCGGCGTGACGGCATCGAGCCGGCGGCGGCGCACGCGGCCGCCCGTGCGACCCAGGGGCACATCGACCGGGCACGGCGGCTCGCCACGGACGAGCGGGCCCGCGCGCGCCGGTCCGTCGTCCTCAAGCTGCCGCTGCGGGTGGGGGACGTCGGAGGCTGCCTCAAGGCGGCCCAGGAGCTGGTCGACGCGGCGGCCGAGGACGCGAAGCAGGTCGCGGAGGAGGTCGACGTCAAGGAGACCGAGGACATGAAGGCGGCGCTCGGCGGGGGGCAGGGCGGGCGGATGCCACGCGGCACGGCCGGTGCGATGAAGGAGCTGGAGGAGCGGCAGAAGCGGCGCAGGACGCGTACCCAGCGCGACAGCCTGGACCTGGCGCTCACCGACCTGACCGGCTTCTACCGCGACGTCCTTGCGCTCCAGCTCCGCTCGCGTTCGGAGATCGCCAACGTGGACGTGCGGGACGCGCTGGAGCGGGTCGCCGGCGACACGACGCCGGAGCGGACCCTGCGCCGCATCGAGGCCGTCCTGGCCTGCCGCGAGGCCCTCGACCGGAACGTGGCACCGCTGCTGGCGGTGGAGGCGATGACGATGGCGCTGCGCGAGTAG
- a CDS encoding histidine kinase: MREAIKEAARAWIHLARGAALAVLCQLMAAVALFTAFLTLTVIGAGVLPESVLLLRVLAGHERRRTASRSGTPVPEAYLPIEGPLPARVRTAVTDPGTHRDLIWAASHALYGIALWCASLVVWVCALPVDGVWAGLVGRRPLVLPLIVRLADLETDWSRTLLTPAPSAARDAALAARVEQLTATRAGAVAAHGAELRRIERDLHDGAQARLVALSMRIGLARRAYDSDPATARRLLDDAQEQAEEALAELRHVVRGIHPPILTDRGLTGAVHALAASSGLEVEVSVDGLEDGAETRASRTGGVRAPAALEAAAYFVVAEALTNAAKHSGAAHASVALARDPAGLRVLVRDEGRGGAEAGERGGSGLTGMRRRVAALDGTVRLTSPVGGPTVIEVELPCVW, translated from the coding sequence ATGCGCGAGGCGATCAAGGAAGCGGCCCGGGCCTGGATCCACCTCGCGAGGGGGGCCGCGCTCGCGGTCCTCTGTCAGCTGATGGCCGCCGTCGCGCTCTTCACCGCCTTCCTCACCCTCACCGTCATCGGCGCGGGGGTCCTCCCCGAGAGCGTGCTGCTGCTGCGCGTGCTCGCGGGCCACGAACGGCGCCGTACCGCCTCCCGGTCCGGTACGCCCGTCCCGGAGGCGTACCTTCCGATCGAAGGCCCTCTCCCCGCGCGCGTGCGGACGGCCGTCACCGACCCCGGTACACACCGGGACCTGATCTGGGCCGCCTCCCACGCCCTCTACGGCATCGCCCTGTGGTGCGCCTCGCTCGTGGTGTGGGTGTGCGCGCTGCCGGTCGACGGGGTGTGGGCGGGGCTCGTGGGCCGCCGGCCGCTGGTGCTTCCGCTGATCGTCCGGCTCGCCGACCTGGAGACGGACTGGTCGCGCACCCTGCTCACCCCGGCCCCGTCCGCCGCCCGGGACGCGGCGCTCGCCGCCCGTGTCGAGCAGCTGACCGCCACCCGGGCGGGCGCGGTCGCCGCGCACGGCGCCGAGCTCCGCCGGATCGAACGCGACCTGCACGACGGCGCGCAGGCCCGGCTGGTCGCGCTGTCCATGCGGATCGGGCTGGCCAGACGGGCGTACGACTCCGATCCCGCGACCGCGCGGAGGCTCCTCGACGACGCCCAGGAGCAGGCCGAGGAGGCGCTGGCCGAGCTGCGGCACGTCGTCCGCGGCATCCACCCCCCGATCCTCACCGACCGCGGCCTGACCGGGGCGGTCCACGCCCTCGCCGCGAGCAGCGGCCTGGAGGTGGAGGTGTCCGTGGACGGTCTGGAGGACGGCGCGGAGACCCGCGCCTCCCGCACCGGCGGCGTCCGCGCCCCCGCCGCCCTGGAGGCCGCCGCGTACTTCGTCGTCGCCGAGGCACTCACCAACGCGGCCAAGCACAGCGGCGCCGCCCACGCCTCCGTCGCCCTCGCCCGCGACCCCGCCGGTCTGCGCGTCCTCGTCCGGGACGAGGGCCGCGGCGGGGCGGAGGCGGGCGAGCGGGGCGGCTCCGGTCTGACGGGGATGCGCCGCAGGGTCGCCGCGCTCGACGGCACCGTACGACTGACCAGCCCCGTGGGGGGCCCGACCGTGATCGAAGTGGAGCTTCCGTGCGTGTGGTGA
- a CDS encoding response regulator transcription factor, producing MRVVIAEDNALLREGLVLLLSSSGHEVAGVAATGPEILPLLLEHRPDVAVLDVRLPPGFRDEGLRAALAAREQLPGLPVLVLSQYVEETYAAELLGGGAQGVGYLLKDRVGRVDEFLDALERVASGGTALDPEVVTELLARRRDDPLDSLTPREREVLGLMAQGHDNGTIARSMVVTERAVHKHVGNVFAKLGLPAGDSGGHRRVLAVLAYLKAA from the coding sequence GTGCGTGTGGTGATCGCCGAGGACAACGCCCTCCTGAGAGAGGGCCTGGTCCTGCTGCTGTCCTCCTCCGGCCACGAGGTCGCCGGGGTCGCGGCCACCGGACCCGAGATCCTGCCGCTGCTCCTGGAGCACCGTCCGGACGTGGCCGTCCTCGACGTACGGCTGCCGCCCGGCTTCCGCGACGAGGGGCTGAGGGCGGCACTCGCGGCGCGCGAGCAGCTGCCGGGACTACCGGTCCTCGTCCTCTCCCAGTACGTGGAGGAGACGTACGCGGCCGAGCTCCTCGGCGGCGGCGCCCAGGGCGTCGGCTACCTGCTGAAGGACCGGGTCGGACGGGTCGACGAGTTCCTGGACGCCCTGGAACGGGTCGCGTCCGGCGGTACGGCCCTGGACCCGGAGGTCGTCACCGAGCTGCTCGCCCGCCGCCGCGACGACCCGCTGGACTCCCTCACCCCGCGCGAACGCGAGGTCCTCGGGCTGATGGCCCAGGGGCACGACAACGGCACGATCGCCCGCTCGATGGTGGTGACCGAGCGGGCCGTGCACAAACACGTCGGCAACGTCTTCGCGAAGCTCGGCCTGCCGGCCGGCGACAGCGGCGGCCACCGCCGGGTCCTCGCCGTGCTCGCGTATCTCAAGGCCGCCTGA
- a CDS encoding FtsX-like permease family protein, producing MNAAVRLLSVRSLRTHRKAWTAVFAAVAVISALLGALALAIGSVGIGHARVERYAAAPVVVAGDQEISWTTDPWGSEPTTVSAGLTERVRIPSGAVDVLREVQGVRAAVADDTFVVREPGTGAGASSGTAGTAGTAGTAGTASTASSGTATSGTGSGAEAYAGRPWEAAALAPYELLDGREPRQAGEVVAGAGIGAAARVGETLAGRKVVGVAEGPAALYVTAQEARQLAGRPGTVAAVGVIAEPGVPVDTLHARVRAALDGAGLKDVAAGQPLRALTGDGRGGAEHLAAPPARTELLRILAAVSGTVLLIAGLVLSSLVAQALHQRGDERELLLAVGATPRQVRAAAGREVTRVAGAAALIGALAAVPVFLAAWSMLRARPGVVPEGLVLPTPPWLFAASLVVAAVVVGLARLVVLFSTRRAGGPGRGVARRVSGLVLIALGAAASAAATTQGGEAAGAAAGAATVTLVSGCALLGPWIARGAMRILDAPFRRLGGAPGRLTAAGAAAHSRRLGAALTPVVLVTAFALVQLAAGATMGRAAEEQARDATIADLAIHGTTAEQVRRLPGVTAATDVLRSTVVLARTEAGSPRLDRLPVLGVDAGGLRGTLDPGVVAGDLAGLAGRGTVAVGADMADSLEVRPGSTVVLRLGDGTEQRLRVVAVYARSLALGEFLLPKGELAPHMTDPYPARVLVATEAGATGSEVVPEQVTTAGAELNGLVSATVVAAIGALTVLSVLSTLALIGAGRRGELALLRQVGASAGQVRRTLGLEAGFLTATGLLLGAVVAALPLTAFAWALTGGLPYLPPAQAGLLAGTVVVTVVAGVFLPVAGRRLRS from the coding sequence GTGAACGCGGCGGTGAGGCTTCTCTCCGTACGGTCGCTGCGGACGCACCGGAAGGCGTGGACGGCCGTGTTCGCGGCCGTCGCCGTGATCTCCGCGCTGCTCGGAGCCCTGGCCCTCGCCATCGGCTCGGTCGGGATCGGGCACGCGCGCGTGGAGCGGTACGCGGCGGCGCCCGTCGTCGTCGCAGGCGACCAGGAGATCAGCTGGACGACCGATCCGTGGGGGAGCGAGCCGACGACCGTCTCGGCGGGCCTGACCGAGCGGGTACGGATCCCGAGCGGGGCCGTCGACGTCCTGCGCGAGGTCCAGGGCGTCCGCGCCGCCGTCGCGGACGACACCTTCGTCGTACGGGAGCCGGGAACGGGCGCTGGGGCGAGCTCGGGCACGGCGGGCACGGCGGGCACGGCGGGCACGGCGGGCACGGCGAGCACGGCGAGCTCGGGCACGGCGACTTCGGGCACGGGCTCCGGCGCCGAGGCGTACGCCGGGCGGCCCTGGGAGGCGGCCGCCCTCGCCCCGTACGAGCTGCTCGACGGGCGGGAGCCCCGGCAGGCCGGCGAGGTGGTCGCAGGGGCCGGTATCGGCGCCGCGGCCCGGGTCGGGGAGACCCTGGCCGGGCGGAAGGTCGTCGGCGTCGCCGAGGGCCCGGCCGCGCTGTACGTCACGGCGCAGGAGGCACGGCAGCTCGCCGGACGCCCGGGCACGGTCGCCGCCGTCGGGGTCATCGCCGAACCCGGGGTCCCCGTGGACACCCTGCACGCGCGCGTGCGGGCGGCGTTGGACGGCGCGGGACTCAAGGACGTCGCCGCCGGGCAGCCCCTCCGGGCGCTCACCGGCGACGGGAGGGGCGGCGCCGAACACCTCGCCGCGCCGCCCGCGCGCACCGAGCTCCTCCGCATCCTCGCGGCCGTCTCCGGCACGGTCCTCCTCATCGCGGGCCTCGTCCTGTCCTCGCTCGTCGCGCAGGCCCTGCACCAGCGCGGCGACGAGCGGGAGCTGCTGCTCGCCGTCGGCGCGACACCCCGTCAGGTACGGGCTGCCGCCGGGCGGGAGGTGACCCGGGTGGCGGGCGCGGCGGCGCTGATCGGCGCACTGGCGGCCGTACCGGTGTTCCTGGCGGCGTGGTCGATGCTGCGGGCCCGCCCCGGAGTCGTACCGGAGGGGCTCGTCCTGCCCACCCCGCCCTGGCTGTTCGCCGCCTCGCTCGTCGTCGCGGCCGTCGTGGTCGGCCTGGCCCGGCTCGTCGTCCTCTTCTCGACCCGCCGGGCGGGCGGCCCGGGCCGGGGCGTCGCGCGCCGCGTCAGCGGGCTCGTCCTGATCGCCCTGGGCGCCGCCGCGTCCGCCGCGGCCACGACACAGGGCGGCGAGGCGGCCGGCGCCGCGGCCGGAGCCGCCACGGTGACGCTCGTCTCCGGGTGCGCGCTGCTCGGGCCGTGGATCGCGCGGGGCGCGATGCGGATCCTGGACGCGCCGTTCCGCCGGCTCGGCGGGGCGCCCGGGCGGCTCACGGCGGCCGGCGCGGCCGCGCACTCGCGGCGGCTCGGGGCGGCGCTCACCCCGGTCGTCCTCGTCACCGCCTTCGCGCTGGTGCAGCTCGCGGCGGGCGCGACCATGGGCCGGGCGGCCGAGGAGCAGGCGAGGGACGCGACCATCGCGGACCTCGCAATCCACGGCACGACGGCGGAACAGGTGCGGAGGCTGCCGGGCGTGACCGCGGCGACGGACGTGCTGCGGTCGACGGTCGTCCTGGCCCGTACGGAGGCCGGTTCGCCGCGCCTCGACCGGCTCCCGGTCCTCGGTGTGGACGCCGGCGGTCTGCGGGGCACGCTCGACCCGGGAGTGGTCGCGGGCGACCTGGCCGGACTCGCCGGGCGCGGGACGGTCGCGGTCGGCGCGGACATGGCCGATTCGCTGGAGGTGCGGCCCGGTTCGACGGTGGTCCTGCGTCTGGGCGACGGGACGGAGCAGCGGCTGCGGGTGGTGGCGGTGTACGCCCGCTCGCTCGCCCTCGGCGAGTTCCTGCTGCCGAAGGGCGAACTGGCCCCGCACATGACCGACCCGTACCCCGCGCGCGTGCTGGTGGCGACGGAGGCCGGCGCCACCGGTTCCGAGGTCGTACCGGAGCAGGTGACGACGGCCGGGGCCGAGCTGAACGGGCTCGTCTCGGCGACGGTCGTCGCCGCGATCGGCGCGCTCACCGTCCTCTCCGTCCTGAGCACCCTCGCGCTGATCGGCGCCGGGCGGCGTGGCGAGCTGGCGCTGCTGCGCCAGGTGGGCGCCTCGGCGGGTCAGGTACGCCGGACGCTCGGCCTGGAGGCCGGGTTCCTGACGGCCACCGGGCTGCTCCTGGGGGCCGTGGTGGCCGCGCTGCCGCTGACCGCCTTCGCCTGGGCGCTGACGGGCGGCCTGCCGTACCTGCCGCCCGCGCAGGCCGGGCTGCTCGCGGGGACGGTGGTGGTCACGGTGGTGGCCGGCGTGTTCCTGCCGGTCGCGGGACGCCGGCTCAGGAGCTGA
- a CDS encoding ABC transporter ATP-binding protein, with the protein MMTTAVTESGAALALNGVSRTYEGSRGSRGARGSRGGVPALDGVDLVVPRGRLVAVMGRSGSGKSTLLRCAAGLERPTAGTVRIGGTDLATLKAAGLTRLRRDRIGFVFQSLNLVSALNVRENVTLPLLLAGAHPGRDLDARALDGLAAVGLADRAEDAPEKLSGGQRQRVAIARALVNEPEVVFADEPTAALDPATAAGVLALLRRAVDERGRTVVLVTHDPVAAAWTDEAVFLDRGRLVGRLDRPDEAGVREALGGPTADAGRRAAVAR; encoded by the coding sequence ATGATGACGACAGCAGTGACGGAGAGCGGCGCCGCACTCGCCCTGAACGGGGTGAGCCGGACCTACGAAGGGTCGCGCGGGTCCCGTGGGGCCCGGGGATCTCGTGGCGGAGTGCCCGCGCTCGACGGGGTGGACCTCGTCGTGCCGCGCGGTCGTCTCGTGGCGGTGATGGGCCGGTCGGGTTCCGGCAAGTCCACGCTGCTGCGGTGCGCGGCCGGGCTCGAACGGCCGACCGCCGGCACGGTACGGATCGGGGGCACCGACCTCGCCACGCTGAAGGCGGCCGGGCTCACCCGGCTGCGGCGGGACCGTATCGGCTTCGTCTTCCAGTCGCTGAACCTCGTCTCCGCCCTGAACGTGCGGGAGAACGTCACCCTGCCGCTGCTGCTCGCCGGTGCCCATCCCGGCCGGGACCTGGACGCCCGCGCGCTGGACGGTCTCGCGGCCGTCGGACTGGCCGACCGGGCCGAGGACGCGCCGGAGAAGCTCTCCGGTGGCCAGCGCCAGCGGGTGGCGATCGCCCGGGCCCTCGTCAACGAACCCGAGGTCGTCTTCGCCGACGAGCCGACCGCCGCGCTCGACCCGGCCACCGCGGCCGGGGTCCTCGCCCTGCTGCGGCGCGCGGTGGACGAGCGCGGCCGGACCGTCGTCCTCGTCACCCACGACCCGGTGGCGGCGGCCTGGACGGACGAGGCCGTGTTCCTGGACCGGGGCCGGCTGGTCGGCCGCCTCGACCGGCCGGACGAGGCCGGTGTACGGGAGGCGCTGGGCGGGCCGACGGCGGACGCCGGGCGTCGCGCGGCGGTGGCCCGGTGA